The genomic DNA GCACGGTCACCATCACGCAGTCCCAGTGCCGGGGCAGGTCGATTGGCCATACCCCATCATCGCAACCCGGCAACCGTAAATGAACTAACTACACGCGGCACTAGGACGTTCCTGCGCGGACGGCGATGTGCTGCGGCTTGCTGTTTTCCACAGGGCGACCGTTCGTGACCTGCACAAAGGGTGCCATGGCACCAAAAGGGCAGGTCACGAACGGTCGTCGTAGCAGCGGTGACACCATGTGCCTCATGCCGTACGACGTCGCCGCGTTCCGCGCCCAGTTCCCCGCCCTGCGCGAAGGGGGCGCTCACTTCGACGGGCCGGGCGGGTCACAGACCCCGGCCGCGGTCGCCCAGGCCGTGTCCGACGCGTTGACCAGCGCGGTCGCCAACCGGGGTGACGTCACCCCTGCCGAGCGGCGCGCCGACGCCATCGTGCTCGCCGCCCGCGCCGCGATCGCCGATCTCCTCAACGCCGATGCCCAGGGAATCGTCTTCGGGCGCAGCATGACCCAACTGACGTACGACGTCAGCCGCGCCCTCGCCGAGACCTGGCGGCCCGGCGACGAGGTCGTGGTGACCCGTCTCGACCACGACGCGAACGTGCGCCCCTGGGTCCAGGCCGCCCAGGCCGCGGGAGCGCAGGTGCGGTTCGCCGACTTCGACCCGGTGACCGGCGAGCTGACCGCTGACCACGTCACGGCCGTGCTCACCGAGCGCACCCGCCTGGTCGCCGTGACGGCCGCCAGCAACCTGATCGGCACCCGCCCGGACATCGCCGCGATCATGGCGGCGGCCCACGGGGTGGGCGCGATCGGGTACGTCGACGGCGTCCACGCAACCGCACACCACAGCATCGACGTCGCCGCGCTGGGGGCCGACCTCTTCGTGTGTTCCCCGTACAAGTTCCTCGGCCCGCACTGCGGCGCGCTCGCCGGGCGAGTCGACCTGCTGGAGTCGCTGCGCCCCGACAAGCTCCTGCCCAGCACCGACGCCGTACCGGAACGCTTCGAACTCGGCACGCTCCCCTACGAGCTGCTGGCCGGCGTCACCGCCTGCGTCGACGTCCTCGCCGCCCTCGCCCCGAGCGGCGGGGGCGACGCGAGCGGCGGGGGTGATACGAGCGGCGCGAACCTCGATGCCGACCGCGCCGACCACGCCACCCGGCGGGCCCGCCTCGTCGCCGCCTTCGCGGCCATCGAGGCCCACGAGGACCGGCTCCGTGCGCGCATCGAGGAGGCGCTCGCCGAACTCGGGGCGACGGTCTACAGCCGCGCCGCCCGTCGCACGCCGACGCTCCTGTTCCGCCTGCCGGGGGTGGCGGACGGGGAGGTACGCCGTGGCCTGGCCGCTCGCGGCGTCAACGCACCCAACGGGAACTTCTACGCGATCGAGTGTTCCCGCCGGCTGGGTCTCGGCGACGAGGGCGGGGTGCGGGTGGGGCTGGCACCGTCCAGCGACGACTCCGACGTCGACCGCCTCATCGAGGGGCTGCGGGAGATCGTCCGCCCGCCCCGGTGACCGTGGTAGCAGCCCCCGCAACCGTGGTAGCAGCCCCCGCAACCGTGGTAGCGACCCCCGCAACCGTGGTAGCAGACTCTGCAACCGCGGTAGCGACTCCTGCAACCGTGGTCACGGTGGGTGGAGCGCTCCAGGGGCCCCTAGTGAGACGTCGCGGGCCGCCTGGCCGCTGGACGCCATGTCCAGCCGACACGCCGGACAACGCGGAATCGGTGTCGCGAGACGCCTACAGCCGCGCGCGAATCCGCCGATGGGACGAGTGACACCACCCCTCGTCTCGGCCGCGGACCCCAGTTCGCGCCGCGAAGGAGTTCCATGGACGCCTCGACGGTCCGCCCGCCCCGGCACGCGCACCCCGCCGACCTGCCGGCGCTCGCGGAGCGCGACATGCTGACGGTCTACGCGGCCGCCATCGACGTGCCGCCGCTGGCCCCCCGCGTGGTGCGCCTGCAGGGCGGCGAGTCGGTGCAGATCGACGGGGTCAGCCCGGACGAGGACCTCTTCGTCATCCCGGTCTCCCACCAGGGACCGCTCCCCCAGGACGCCGCAGCCCACCTGGCGCGGGATGTCTTCGCCCTGTCGCTGGTCACCGCGACCCGCCCCGAGGCCCGCTCGGTGCTGCTGTTCGCCTGCGACCAGGCCCGAACGTCGGCGGGCACCCTGCTCGGCGGCCTCGGCTCGGCGGTCGCGGTGGAGCTGGTGGATCTCGGCCCGGAGTGGACCGAGCGGCTCATCGAGGCGTCCCGCCCCGCGGGCCGGCACCGCCCCCAGCAGGTCCAGCCCAGCCACCCTGTCCAGCCCGCGCAGCCCAGCCAGTCGGCCGAGGCCGGTGCGGGGCCGGACCCGGTCCGAACGTCCGACGGCGCCCCAGCAGCCGAGGCCCCGCGGCTCGGCGAAAGCCGACACGTGCACTGACCCAGCTCCGCCGGTGAGCGCCACCCAGGACCGGCGGGAAGCGCAAGGCGTCCTTGGACGTTCATTCGGACAACATCTTCAGTTTGCCCA from Austwickia sp. includes the following:
- a CDS encoding cysteine desulfurase-like protein codes for the protein MPYDVAAFRAQFPALREGGAHFDGPGGSQTPAAVAQAVSDALTSAVANRGDVTPAERRADAIVLAARAAIADLLNADAQGIVFGRSMTQLTYDVSRALAETWRPGDEVVVTRLDHDANVRPWVQAAQAAGAQVRFADFDPVTGELTADHVTAVLTERTRLVAVTAASNLIGTRPDIAAIMAAAHGVGAIGYVDGVHATAHHSIDVAALGADLFVCSPYKFLGPHCGALAGRVDLLESLRPDKLLPSTDAVPERFELGTLPYELLAGVTACVDVLAALAPSGGGDASGGGDTSGANLDADRADHATRRARLVAAFAAIEAHEDRLRARIEEALAELGATVYSRAARRTPTLLFRLPGVADGEVRRGLAARGVNAPNGNFYAIECSRRLGLGDEGGVRVGLAPSSDDSDVDRLIEGLREIVRPPR